CCCCGCGGGCGCTAGCTTTGGAAACTGGAAGCGTGGCGTGGGTTGTCGAGCGATCCGCTAGCCCCGACAGCGAGAGGAACTGTGTGCGAGCACGACGCCGTGCGTTTCTCGGAGGGTGGGTCCGCTGCACAGCGGGATGCGTCGAACGGCGCGAAAGGCGGGCTCGCCGCTCCTTGATCCCGGAAGCCATCGCCCGATCAATGCGATAGCAGTACGGGCAGCCAGAAAGTCCTCGGGACGGCAACTTCGTCCTGGTTGCGAGTGGGCACCGCGTTCCCCGCGCCATCTCTGCGCACGCCGCTACGCGATGCCGAGGATCTGGCGCAGCACTCTGCGCGGGACAGATTGCGTCATGTAGGCAGACTACCTCAGTCCCTCTGGTCCTGCGCATCCGGTACGAGCGGCGAGCGACATATCCGAGGATGCCTCGCGCCGCACGTTCCAGCCGGAATCAATTCCCGACCCCGATCATCTTCATGAAGGCCGCGTTGTCCCAGTAGAGATACTCCTCGTCCATCGTGCCCTCGTTGTTCCAGTGGCCGATGGTAGCCATCGGCAGCTTGTAGGCCTTGCCCGTGGGGCGGATGGTTTTGCCGTTTCCGATCGGCATCGGCTGCGTGAACGTGCCGAGCAAGAAACCGGTGACGGCCGTGTAGTCGCCGTGGCCGAACTTGATGGGGTGCTCCACGATCCGGTTGTCGGGAGCGAAGACCCACATACCCTTGAGCTCCGCGATGTGATCGGGGAGGCCCTTGGTGGTGTGCCCGTCGGGATAGTGCACGACGATGTCCTTTGCGTGGCTCTTCCCCAACTCGTCCCACTTCTGGTGCGAGTACACGTTGAAGTCGAGATCGTCGAACGTGGCGAGATGCTGTGCGACTTTGTCAGGCGGATCCTTTGCGGCGGCGTCCCGACAGGAGGAGAGAAGGGTGGCGGACACGACGGCGGCTCCAAGTCCAAGCACTCGTTTCATGGTGGCTCCCGACGGCCGGACGTTGCACTCGGGTCGCGTTCGTCGCAAATTCGGGCGCGGCCCGACTCATGCCATTCCCAAAATCTGCCGCAGCACGTAAAGCAGGATCCCACCGTGGCGGTAGTACTCCACCTCGATGGGCGTATCGATCCGCAGCGTCACCACCACCTCGTCCGTCGACCCGTTCGCACGGTGGATGATCAGCCGCGCGTCCTGCCGCGGCGTCGGTCCCGTCTCCAGGCCGGTGAGGTCGAAGGTCTCGCTCCCGTCCAGCTTCAGGGAAGACGCGTCGGTCCCTTCCTTGAACTGGCAGGGCAGCACTCCCATCATCACCAGGTTGCTGCGGTGGATGCGCTCGAAGCTCTTCGCGATCACCGCTCGCACACCGAGCAGACGCGTCCCCTTCGCCGCCCAATCGCGCGACGAGCCGGTGCCGTACTCGTGGCCGGCGAAGATCATCAGCGGCGTGCCGCGCTTCTGGTACTCCATCGCGGCGTCGTAGATGGACAGCTGCCTGCCGTCGGCGATGGTGACCCCGCCTTCCACGCCGGGCACCAGCAGATTCTTGATGCGCACGTTCGCGAAGGTGCCGCGCACCATCACCTCGTGGTTGCCACGCCGCGCGCCGTAGGAATTGAAGTCCTCCGGCTTCACTCCCTGGGCGATGAGGTACTTGCCGGCTGGGCTGGTCGGCTTGATCGACCCGGCGGGCGAGATGTGGTCGGTGGTCACCGAGTCGCCGAAGACGGCGAGCGCCTTCGCGTCGCGGATCCCCGTCCGCTTGTCCGGCTTCGGAGAGAACTTCTCGAAGTACGGCGGCTCCTGGATGTACGTGCTCTGCGGATTCCAGGCGTAGACCTCGCCGGACGGCGCGGGGATCTCCGCCCATTCCTTTGCGTCGCGCGACAGGTCGCCGCCGTAGTTCTGCCGATACATCTGGGCGTCGCTGGCCGCGCCGAGCGCGGCGTTCAGCTCTTCCGCCGTGGGCCACAGGTCCTTCAGGTACACCGGCTTGCCGTCCCGGCCGAGCCCGATGGGATCCTTCTCGACGTCGATGTCCACCCGCCCCGCGATGGCGAATGCCACCACCAGCGGCGGCGACATGAGGAAGTTCGCCTTGATGCTCTGGTGGACGCGCGCTTCGAAGTTGCGGTTGCCGGAGAGCACGCTCGCCGCCACCAGGTCGTTCTGGGTGACGAGTTGCTCAACGTGCGGATCGAGCGGGCCGGAGTTGCCGATGCAGG
The sequence above is a segment of the Deltaproteobacteria bacterium genome. Coding sequences within it:
- a CDS encoding ester cyclase, which encodes MKRVLGLGAAVVSATLLSSCRDAAAKDPPDKVAQHLATFDDLDFNVYSHQKWDELGKSHAKDIVVHYPDGHTTKGLPDHIAELKGMWVFAPDNRIVEHPIKFGHGDYTAVTGFLLGTFTQPMPIGNGKTIRPTGKAYKLPMATIGHWNNEGTMDEEYLYWDNAAFMKMIGVGN